Proteins found in one Haloferax litoreum genomic segment:
- the cysS gene encoding cysteine--tRNA ligase, giving the protein MTLSVTNTLTGEREDFEPRSDDDVLLYVCGLTVSDDAHLGHARLWMHADIMHRWLEYEGYRVHHVENFTDVNEKIAARIGEDDLGDDESTVAEHFVGDVIRDMRGLNLKRAEVYPRVSEHIPEIIDLIQTLVERGHAYESNGSVYFDVTTFEDYGKLSNQRVDELESQGDSAERSEKRNAADFALWKAGAVSPETAAEHRNPDLEPLTDPCGETWDSPWGEGRPGWHIECSAMSMTHLDETIDIHVGGRDLVFPHHENEIAQSEAATGHQFARYWLHVGLLQTDGDKMSSSLGNFFYVDNALDEFGVDVIRTFYLSTAYGSEQTYSEETISEAEERWERLERAYEAAVEACDSPAARTKVEATDLRETVESTRESFREAMNDDFNVREAMAELLGLASAVNRHLDAGDEYDYRALRDAIETFEALGGEVFGLSFGEGADDGDVSIAADLVQLVLDVREAERDAGNYERADGLRDDLEALGVDVEDGSDGATFRFE; this is encoded by the coding sequence ATGACGCTGTCCGTGACCAACACGCTGACGGGAGAACGCGAGGACTTCGAGCCTCGAAGCGACGACGACGTGTTGCTCTACGTCTGTGGACTGACGGTCTCGGACGACGCTCACCTCGGTCACGCCCGCCTCTGGATGCACGCGGACATCATGCACCGATGGCTCGAATACGAGGGCTACCGCGTCCACCACGTCGAGAACTTCACCGACGTGAACGAGAAGATTGCCGCTCGCATCGGTGAAGACGACCTCGGTGACGACGAATCGACCGTCGCCGAACACTTCGTCGGCGACGTCATCCGCGACATGCGCGGCCTCAACCTGAAACGGGCGGAAGTCTACCCGCGCGTCTCCGAACACATCCCCGAGATTATCGACCTCATCCAGACACTCGTCGAGCGCGGTCACGCCTACGAGTCGAACGGGTCGGTCTACTTCGACGTGACCACGTTCGAGGACTACGGCAAACTCTCGAACCAGCGAGTCGACGAACTGGAGTCGCAGGGCGATTCTGCCGAACGCTCCGAGAAGCGGAACGCCGCGGACTTCGCGCTCTGGAAGGCAGGTGCCGTCAGTCCCGAGACGGCCGCCGAACACCGTAACCCGGACCTCGAACCCCTCACGGACCCGTGCGGTGAGACGTGGGACTCGCCGTGGGGAGAGGGTCGCCCCGGGTGGCACATCGAGTGCTCGGCGATGTCCATGACGCACCTCGACGAGACCATCGACATCCACGTCGGCGGCCGTGACCTCGTGTTCCCCCACCACGAGAACGAAATTGCCCAGTCGGAGGCCGCGACGGGTCACCAGTTCGCCCGCTACTGGCTCCACGTCGGCTTGCTCCAGACCGACGGCGACAAGATGAGTTCCAGCCTCGGGAACTTCTTCTACGTGGACAACGCCCTCGACGAATTCGGCGTCGACGTGATTCGGACGTTCTACCTCTCGACGGCCTACGGGTCGGAACAGACCTACTCCGAGGAGACGATTTCGGAGGCAGAAGAGCGCTGGGAGCGACTCGAACGGGCGTACGAGGCGGCCGTCGAGGCGTGCGATAGCCCCGCCGCGCGAACCAAAGTCGAGGCGACCGACCTCCGAGAGACGGTCGAATCGACCCGCGAGAGTTTCCGCGAGGCGATGAACGACGACTTCAACGTCCGCGAGGCGATGGCCGAACTCCTCGGACTGGCGAGCGCCGTCAACCGCCACCTCGACGCGGGCGACGAGTACGACTACCGCGCGCTCCGCGACGCAATCGAGACGTTCGAAGCCCTCGGCGGCGAGGTGTTCGGCCTGTCGTTCGGCGAGGGGGCCGACGATGGCGACGTGTCCATCGCCGCGGACCTCGTCCAACTCGTCTTGGACGTGCGCGAGGCAGAGCGTGACGCGGGCAACTACGAACGCGCCGATGGTCTCCGCGACGACTTGGAGGCGCTCGGCGTCGACGTCGAAGACGGTTCCGACGGCGCGACGTTCCGGTTCGAGTAG
- a CDS encoding adenylosuccinate synthase, protein MTVTIVGSQLGDEGKGALVDLWGGDADIVVRYQGGDNAGHTVVEDGEEYKLSLVPSGAVRDKVGVLGNGCVINPRTLFSEIDALRERGLDPDVRLAKRAHVIMPYHRRLDNIEEEAKADSDSDLVVGTTGRGIGPTYEDKAGRRGIRVGDLLDPDVLRQRLEYVVPQKKALIEDVYGLEAGEECDIEALVEEFTEFGRRLREDDMAINCGDFLAERREAGENVMFEGAQGTLIDIDHGSYPYVTSSNPTAGGAATGSGVGPTVVGQGEVVGIVKAYLSRVGEGPMPTELKDDERDEELADFIREKGGEFGTVTGRPRRIGWLDMPMLRHAARVSGFTGIAVNHLDVLAGLDEVKVGHAYELEGEERLTMPATTERWAECEPVLKEFETWPEVDWAEVAEEGYDAVPDAAQEYLEYLSEELDVPIYAVGVGPDRAQTVHLANPFDE, encoded by the coding sequence ATGACTGTTACCATCGTCGGTTCGCAACTCGGCGACGAGGGCAAAGGCGCACTCGTCGACCTGTGGGGCGGCGACGCTGATATCGTCGTCCGCTATCAAGGCGGCGACAACGCCGGCCACACCGTCGTCGAAGACGGCGAAGAGTACAAGTTATCGCTCGTCCCGAGCGGGGCCGTCCGCGACAAAGTGGGCGTGCTCGGAAATGGGTGTGTCATCAACCCCCGGACGCTCTTCTCCGAAATCGACGCCCTCCGCGAACGTGGCCTCGACCCTGACGTGCGTCTCGCCAAGCGTGCGCACGTCATCATGCCGTACCACCGTCGTCTCGACAACATCGAAGAAGAGGCGAAAGCCGACTCCGACTCCGACCTCGTCGTCGGTACGACCGGACGCGGCATCGGCCCGACCTACGAGGACAAAGCGGGTCGTCGCGGCATCCGCGTCGGCGACCTTCTGGACCCCGACGTGCTCCGCCAGCGACTCGAGTACGTCGTTCCGCAGAAGAAAGCCCTCATCGAGGACGTGTACGGACTCGAAGCAGGCGAGGAGTGCGACATCGAAGCCCTCGTCGAAGAGTTCACCGAGTTCGGCCGTCGCCTCCGCGAAGACGACATGGCCATCAACTGTGGTGACTTCCTCGCAGAACGCCGCGAGGCGGGCGAGAACGTGATGTTCGAGGGCGCACAGGGGACGCTCATCGACATCGACCACGGCAGTTACCCGTACGTGACCTCCTCCAACCCGACGGCCGGCGGCGCGGCGACGGGGTCCGGTGTCGGACCGACCGTGGTCGGGCAGGGCGAAGTCGTCGGCATCGTCAAGGCGTACCTCTCTCGCGTCGGCGAGGGACCGATGCCGACCGAACTGAAGGACGACGAACGCGACGAAGAACTCGCAGACTTCATCCGCGAGAAGGGCGGCGAGTTCGGGACCGTCACCGGCCGCCCGCGCCGTATCGGATGGCTCGACATGCCGATGCTCCGCCACGCCGCCCGTGTCAGCGGCTTTACCGGCATCGCCGTCAACCACCTCGACGTACTCGCAGGCCTCGACGAGGTCAAGGTCGGACACGCCTACGAACTGGAGGGCGAAGAACGACTCACCATGCCGGCGACCACCGAGCGCTGGGCCGAGTGCGAACCCGTCCTCAAGGAGTTCGAGACGTGGCCGGAAGTCGACTGGGCCGAAGTCGCCGAAGAAGGCTACGACGCCGTCCCGGACGCCGCACAAGAGTACCTCGAGTACCTCTCCGAGGAACTCGACGTGCCGATTTACGCCGTCGGCGTCGGTCCGGACCGCGCACAGACCGTCCACCTCGCAAACCCGTTCGACGAGTAA
- a CDS encoding CbiX/SirB N-terminal domain-containing protein produces MQALVIVAHGSHLNPDSSTPTYDHADTIREVGAFDEVRTGFWKEEPSIREVLRTVEADEVYVVPLFISEGYFTEQVIPRELRLDGWDVADWDSDGLSASHVTLTAEDVPEKTVHYCGPVGTHEAMTDVIVRRAESVTGDPNVGDGFGLAVVGHGTERNENSAKAIEYHADRIRQMGRFDEVQALYMDEDPEVDDVTDYFDSEDIVVVPLFVADGFHTQEDIPEDMGLTDDYRTGYDVPAVVDGHRIWYAGAVGTEGLMADVVLERAADAGADIGDALEVVREKTRATEEV; encoded by the coding sequence ATGCAAGCGCTGGTCATCGTGGCGCACGGGTCGCACCTGAACCCGGATTCGAGTACGCCGACCTACGACCACGCGGACACCATCCGTGAGGTCGGCGCGTTCGACGAGGTCCGAACCGGCTTCTGGAAAGAAGAGCCATCGATTCGGGAGGTTCTCAGGACCGTGGAGGCCGACGAGGTGTACGTCGTCCCACTGTTCATCAGTGAGGGCTACTTCACAGAGCAAGTCATCCCACGTGAACTCCGTCTCGACGGGTGGGACGTGGCAGACTGGGACTCAGATGGCCTCTCGGCGTCGCACGTCACGCTCACTGCCGAAGACGTCCCCGAGAAAACAGTCCACTACTGCGGACCGGTCGGGACCCACGAAGCGATGACCGACGTTATCGTCCGCCGAGCGGAGTCCGTCACCGGTGACCCGAACGTCGGCGACGGGTTCGGCCTCGCCGTCGTCGGTCACGGAACCGAGCGCAACGAGAACTCCGCGAAAGCCATCGAGTACCACGCCGACCGGATTCGGCAGATGGGCCGCTTCGACGAGGTGCAGGCGCTCTACATGGACGAAGACCCAGAAGTCGACGACGTGACCGACTACTTCGACTCCGAGGACATCGTCGTCGTCCCGTTGTTCGTCGCCGACGGGTTCCACACGCAAGAAGACATCCCCGAGGACATGGGCCTGACCGACGACTACCGGACAGGCTACGACGTGCCCGCCGTGGTCGATGGCCACCGTATCTGGTACGCCGGTGCCGTGGGAACCGAGGGCCTGATGGCAGATGTGGTGCTCGAACGCGCCGCCGACGCAGGGGCAGATATCGGTGACGCGCTCGAAGTCGTCCGTGAGAAGACACGGGCAACGGAGGAGGTCTAA
- a CDS encoding DUF7523 family protein, which translates to MSLAADARDAVRERPFLLAALRAGVVNYAAAAAYLDLGDDDAVAAALRRFADDLSDLESESREVTVTMRSGVGLVGEDIEESDGDPVLSVAGVELAGGGPLTAIIAEGDVGTDYLTTVLSRLDAESVVVDAAGVAGDSLAVVVPRRQGAAALRIVESASESVYV; encoded by the coding sequence ATGTCTCTCGCCGCCGACGCACGCGACGCCGTCCGTGAACGACCGTTCCTCCTCGCCGCCCTCCGCGCGGGTGTCGTCAACTACGCCGCTGCCGCGGCCTATCTGGACCTCGGCGACGACGACGCAGTCGCTGCCGCGCTTCGCCGATTCGCCGACGACCTGTCCGACCTCGAATCTGAGTCTCGTGAGGTGACAGTCACGATGCGAAGCGGCGTCGGCCTCGTCGGCGAAGATATCGAGGAGTCGGACGGCGACCCGGTCCTCTCGGTCGCGGGGGTCGAACTCGCGGGGGGTGGGCCGCTCACTGCAATCATCGCCGAGGGCGACGTGGGAACGGATTACCTCACGACGGTTCTGTCCCGACTCGACGCCGAGTCGGTCGTGGTCGACGCTGCGGGCGTCGCGGGTGATTCCTTGGCCGTCGTCGTCCCACGTCGACAAGGTGCGGCCGCTCTGCGAATCGTCGAATCTGCGAGCGAATCAGTCTACGTCTGA
- a CDS encoding helix-turn-helix domain-containing protein — protein sequence MVTATIEIPLAEEFGVTAISRDHPDALFRYLSGIEEPDRSYGLVEVHADDLDELLDQLRAVPSVRAFELLDRYEGRAVFRYETDVSELYRAVRDSDILPAFPYTIRDGVLTFRVTTSTDRLSRFGETLRSLGWTFDVTMVSQSLDDTDFLTDHQWHVLETAVDAGYYDSPRRCTLSEVADEVGIAPSSASEVLHRAEGSVIRWFISERGEELGGIH from the coding sequence ATGGTGACGGCGACGATTGAGATACCGCTCGCCGAAGAGTTCGGCGTGACGGCCATCTCCCGTGACCACCCCGACGCGCTCTTTCGGTACCTCTCTGGAATCGAAGAACCGGACCGAAGTTACGGACTCGTGGAAGTCCACGCAGACGACCTCGACGAACTGCTCGACCAACTTCGAGCGGTCCCCTCGGTTCGCGCGTTCGAACTACTCGACCGCTACGAAGGCCGTGCTGTCTTCCGCTACGAGACGGACGTCTCCGAACTCTATCGAGCAGTTCGCGACTCCGATATCCTTCCGGCGTTCCCGTATACGATTCGGGATGGCGTATTGACCTTCCGAGTGACGACGTCTACAGATAGGCTCTCGCGGTTCGGCGAGACACTTCGGTCCCTTGGGTGGACGTTCGACGTGACCATGGTCTCCCAATCGCTCGACGACACCGACTTCCTCACAGACCACCAGTGGCACGTCCTCGAAACGGCCGTCGACGCCGGCTATTACGACTCGCCGAGGCGGTGTACACTCTCAGAAGTCGCAGACGAGGTCGGAATCGCCCCGTCGTCTGCGAGCGAAGTTCTCCACCGCGCGGAAGGAAGTGTGATTCGGTGGTTCATCTCAGAACGCGGCGAAGAATTGGGCGGAATCCACTGA
- a CDS encoding DR2241 family protein has translation MSNHIDAVVDAARDGIEHDGFAVTFEDGTYRLDTPEMTFENLSEDELYDLFTQWADEAGHDWHFWSDVVGDVSQHRRAFLQWVEGFDERPLNERYEALRNGVSTEWGQLRITVELDDDTRVYDVRHVDDADVDTDELDPYHDPLAARQLSTYDENGRYRPLKSGNNLAGGWVFPDIDAHTLVETVETFYPASVPNWYREREGTLDVEHWEDTIGRQTGMYSVIETWNRGDGHEHVDWVAEACCDDSQCVKRREWQCDDETDLDVDGGDGVFPCREPCSLVIAASRKWTRLEGEETQTYEFELTPSEKAQVEEIIEAVADGRIDDIREADVYEGANRYRTRFLRAKLFDEDGNLCGVPTDDE, from the coding sequence GTGAGCAACCACATCGACGCGGTCGTAGACGCTGCAAGGGACGGTATCGAGCACGACGGATTTGCAGTCACGTTCGAGGACGGGACGTACCGCCTCGACACACCAGAGATGACGTTCGAAAACCTCTCAGAAGACGAACTGTACGACCTCTTTACGCAGTGGGCGGACGAAGCCGGCCACGATTGGCACTTCTGGTCAGACGTTGTCGGCGACGTATCCCAGCACCGTCGAGCCTTCTTGCAGTGGGTCGAAGGCTTCGACGAACGACCCCTCAACGAACGATACGAAGCGCTCCGCAATGGCGTCTCCACAGAGTGGGGACAACTTCGAATCACGGTCGAACTCGACGATGACACACGCGTCTACGACGTTCGGCACGTCGACGATGCCGACGTGGACACAGACGAGTTGGACCCGTACCACGACCCACTCGCTGCCCGACAACTGTCCACCTACGACGAGAACGGTCGCTACCGACCACTGAAGTCAGGGAACAACCTCGCCGGTGGATGGGTCTTTCCGGACATCGACGCTCATACTCTCGTCGAAACGGTCGAGACGTTCTACCCAGCGTCCGTTCCGAACTGGTACCGCGAGCGCGAGGGAACGCTCGACGTGGAACACTGGGAGGATACGATTGGTCGGCAGACCGGGATGTACAGCGTCATCGAGACGTGGAACCGCGGCGACGGCCACGAACACGTCGACTGGGTCGCCGAGGCCTGTTGTGACGACTCGCAGTGTGTGAAGCGCCGCGAATGGCAGTGCGACGACGAGACGGACCTCGACGTGGACGGCGGCGACGGCGTCTTCCCGTGCCGCGAACCGTGTTCACTCGTCATCGCGGCCTCTCGAAAGTGGACGCGTCTCGAAGGCGAAGAGACGCAGACCTACGAGTTCGAACTGACGCCGTCGGAGAAAGCACAGGTCGAAGAAATCATCGAGGCCGTCGCCGACGGCCGAATCGACGACATCCGCGAGGCGGACGTGTACGAAGGTGCCAACCGGTACCGGACTCGGTTCCTCCGCGCGAAGTTGTTCGACGAAGACGGAAACCTCTGTGGCGTCCCGACCGACGACGAGTAA
- a CDS encoding methytransferase partner Trm112, giving the protein MKESLMDILCDPLDKSELELEVDERDGDEIIEGRLIGTVTGEVYPIEDGIPNLLPPDMRDD; this is encoded by the coding sequence ATGAAAGAATCCCTGATGGACATCCTCTGTGACCCCCTCGACAAGAGCGAACTCGAGTTGGAAGTCGACGAGCGAGACGGTGACGAAATCATCGAAGGACGACTCATCGGCACGGTCACCGGTGAGGTGTACCCCATCGAGGACGGTATTCCGAACCTCCTGCCGCCGGACATGCGCGACGACTGA
- a CDS encoding DUF7527 domain-containing protein — MDSEIIDAVTGWDSAPSGGGYGGLRSLADDGFSGAVVAGMTWGFMLNGRLLGVFEGTIADFDDESFEAYRAPDASLPLLYTMKETGGEVRAQYYTEDTPLTDADGTLSAGGFTGYVELSENVLSGDYYVVYHGGKSMSVAFVGNSKRLVTDDEAFELADDEIGIYKVYDVDIDLVEIPDDESDDAAAEDESTTGTAGTVSEAETAGSVDDEEQIEPASDSSSPETTAVDAAEASKSSGASAESSSPTRADTTGESATATTSDESVAQATAPVERAEPGDSNGTSGTSSVSSPSSAPATGAKNGSDSAQSADGETGDDVFSAEAEWRNARSIPSLDPRDSEGETAGERPGSSRRPRKRRDKNESKTASSRQGTQQPKRASGRSSSASSDAKQSAKSATAASSKAVISLKEQLSEVKAERDRLESERDAIQKERDEHQSRAEELERRVNELESEVDRLRSELDEAGLTSTDRSMSADEALRGTNLFVRYAKKSGATLEKAHAGQAKREDVVENLRLEHHTTFDTDGLGVDGQPYEEFLHEAPEYGFAKWAVTDLLYEIGETGNRSSLSGVFDSIPKADRIELYGTVSVPIGEGETEPRKFDVIFRDQMGNPLFVANLNNSRDPATQSMVTRLIKDSKAVAEANESLGSAFVVTKSFFEPDALEAATAETGGGLLSRSKRKSFVKLSRKQGYHLCLVEARSGEFHLNVPDL; from the coding sequence ATGGATAGCGAGATCATCGACGCGGTGACTGGGTGGGATTCCGCACCGTCGGGTGGGGGTTACGGTGGCCTCCGGTCACTCGCGGACGACGGCTTCTCCGGTGCCGTCGTAGCCGGCATGACGTGGGGCTTCATGCTCAACGGTCGTCTCCTCGGCGTCTTCGAGGGGACGATAGCCGACTTCGACGACGAATCGTTCGAGGCCTACCGAGCGCCAGACGCATCGCTCCCGCTTCTCTACACGATGAAAGAGACTGGCGGCGAGGTTCGCGCACAGTACTACACGGAAGATACGCCGCTGACCGACGCCGACGGAACACTCTCTGCAGGTGGGTTCACCGGGTACGTCGAACTCTCCGAGAACGTTCTGTCCGGTGATTACTACGTCGTCTACCACGGTGGGAAGTCGATGAGTGTCGCGTTCGTCGGAAACAGCAAACGTCTCGTCACGGACGACGAGGCGTTCGAACTCGCCGACGACGAGATTGGCATCTACAAAGTCTACGACGTGGACATCGACCTCGTCGAGATTCCAGACGACGAAAGCGACGACGCGGCAGCTGAAGACGAGTCGACAACGGGGACAGCAGGTACTGTTTCCGAGGCCGAGACGGCGGGGAGCGTCGACGACGAAGAACAAATCGAACCCGCGAGTGACTCGTCGTCTCCCGAGACGACGGCGGTAGACGCTGCCGAAGCATCCAAGTCGTCTGGTGCGAGCGCGGAGTCTTCGAGTCCGACACGGGCAGACACGACAGGCGAGTCGGCAACAGCGACCACATCCGACGAGTCCGTAGCACAGGCGACGGCACCGGTCGAACGAGCCGAACCCGGTGACTCCAACGGCACGTCGGGGACGTCTTCGGTCTCGTCTCCGTCGTCGGCACCGGCGACGGGTGCAAAGAACGGTAGCGATTCAGCCCAATCCGCCGACGGTGAGACCGGCGACGACGTGTTCTCTGCCGAGGCTGAGTGGCGAAACGCACGGTCGATTCCGTCGCTCGACCCGCGCGATTCAGAAGGCGAGACTGCCGGCGAACGACCCGGCTCTTCTCGTCGGCCTCGAAAACGAAGAGACAAGAACGAGTCCAAAACGGCCTCGTCCAGACAGGGGACACAGCAACCGAAACGGGCCTCAGGTCGGTCTTCGAGCGCTTCCTCGGACGCGAAGCAGTCGGCGAAGTCGGCGACAGCGGCGTCGTCGAAAGCAGTCATCTCACTTAAAGAACAACTCTCGGAGGTCAAAGCGGAGCGTGACCGCCTCGAATCCGAACGAGATGCCATTCAGAAGGAACGCGACGAACACCAATCTCGCGCGGAAGAACTCGAGCGTCGAGTGAACGAACTCGAATCCGAAGTCGACCGCCTCAGGTCGGAACTGGACGAGGCCGGACTCACGTCCACCGACCGGTCGATGTCGGCCGACGAAGCGCTTCGCGGGACGAACCTGTTCGTCCGCTACGCGAAGAAGAGTGGCGCGACACTGGAGAAGGCCCACGCTGGGCAGGCAAAGCGCGAAGACGTCGTCGAGAACCTCCGTCTCGAACACCACACGACGTTCGACACCGACGGACTCGGCGTCGACGGGCAACCGTACGAGGAGTTCCTCCACGAGGCCCCCGAGTACGGGTTCGCCAAGTGGGCCGTCACCGACCTCCTCTACGAGATTGGTGAGACTGGCAACCGGTCGTCGCTCTCCGGCGTCTTCGACTCCATCCCGAAAGCGGACAGAATCGAACTCTACGGGACCGTCTCGGTGCCGATTGGTGAGGGAGAGACCGAACCCCGAAAGTTCGACGTCATCTTCCGGGACCAGATGGGTAACCCACTGTTCGTCGCCAACTTGAACAACTCTCGCGACCCGGCCACGCAGTCGATGGTCACGCGACTCATCAAAGATTCGAAGGCCGTCGCCGAGGCCAACGAGTCGCTCGGGTCGGCGTTCGTCGTCACGAAGAGCTTCTTCGAACCGGACGCCCTCGAAGCGGCCACCGCCGAGACCGGTGGCGGACTGCTGAGTCGCTCGAAGCGCAAGAGCTTCGTGAAACTCTCGCGGAAACAGGGCTACCACCTCTGTCTGGTCGAAGCCCGAAGCGGCGAGTTCCACCTCAACGTCCCCGACCTGTAG
- a CDS encoding DUF357 domain-containing protein: MSADLHEKTNRYEQMLADALGEAVQAVPEETHLGHAAADCLEMAESYLDDGRHFKDADDWVNALASFSYGYGWLDAGVRMGLFDIPDDSHLFTM, translated from the coding sequence ATGTCCGCCGACCTTCACGAGAAGACGAACCGCTACGAGCAGATGCTCGCCGACGCCCTCGGCGAAGCAGTCCAAGCCGTCCCCGAGGAGACACACCTCGGACACGCCGCCGCCGACTGTCTGGAGATGGCCGAATCGTACCTCGACGACGGCCGTCACTTCAAGGACGCAGACGATTGGGTCAACGCGCTGGCGTCGTTCTCCTACGGATATGGATGGCTCGATGCGGGTGTCCGAATGGGACTGTTCGATATCCCGGACGACTCGCACCTCTTTACGATGTGA
- a CDS encoding dihydrofolate reductase family protein — protein sequence MSTGKVTLYIAASVDGYIADDDGGVEWLDEFEQDSANGDIADAYEEFFASIDCLVMGATTYEQILTFGEWPYGDRPTYVLTHRDLPRATDAVEFVDGDIGSVATELEREYDHTWLVGGAQLARKFLDANHVDELRLSLIPVLLGSGIPLFERNDETYGLQHLDTRTYDSGIVELHYEVTARR from the coding sequence ATGAGTACCGGCAAAGTCACACTCTACATCGCAGCGAGTGTCGACGGCTACATCGCCGACGACGATGGTGGGGTCGAGTGGCTCGACGAATTCGAGCAGGATTCAGCGAACGGCGATATCGCCGACGCCTACGAGGAGTTCTTCGCGAGCATCGATTGTCTGGTTATGGGGGCAACGACGTACGAGCAGATACTCACCTTCGGCGAGTGGCCATACGGAGACAGACCGACGTACGTGTTGACTCACAGAGACCTGCCACGGGCCACCGATGCAGTCGAGTTCGTTGACGGGGATATCGGTTCTGTGGCGACCGAACTCGAGCGTGAGTACGACCACACCTGGCTGGTCGGCGGCGCACAACTCGCCCGGAAATTTCTGGACGCGAACCACGTCGACGAACTTCGTCTCTCGCTCATTCCAGTCCTCTTGGGAAGCGGAATTCCACTGTTCGAGAGAAACGACGAGACGTACGGCTTACAGCATCTCGACACGAGAACCTACGACTCTGGAATCGTCGAACTCCACTACGAGGTCACCGCGAGACGGTGA
- a CDS encoding DUF7524 family protein — MSNAPLTVSLNAERPHDLSVSPSFSTTGSFTVELENLGQAVHVHLNIDDDLSRVVTLANGNHFVDGGQTKSVRLPVSPPAEPVSGKLKIVSGYGSETAYVDVTVNPGQGGKPPVEIDETLSKPPQVESNDGLVGSLGEALPRVDPRAGPLLLLAAVALALAVAVASVFESLAITLGAVVVVGGVFAALTLAIR, encoded by the coding sequence GTGTCGAACGCGCCGCTCACCGTTTCGCTGAACGCCGAGCGCCCTCACGACCTTTCGGTCTCGCCATCGTTCTCGACGACCGGTTCGTTCACCGTCGAACTCGAAAATCTCGGACAGGCGGTTCACGTCCACCTCAACATCGACGACGACCTCTCGCGCGTCGTCACGTTGGCCAACGGAAATCACTTCGTCGACGGCGGCCAGACGAAGTCGGTTCGGTTGCCGGTTTCGCCGCCGGCAGAACCGGTGAGCGGAAAGCTCAAAATCGTCTCCGGATACGGGTCGGAGACGGCGTACGTCGACGTGACCGTCAACCCCGGACAGGGTGGTAAACCCCCCGTCGAGATAGACGAGACGCTCTCGAAACCACCACAGGTCGAATCGAACGACGGCCTCGTGGGTTCGCTCGGCGAAGCCTTGCCACGGGTCGACCCACGAGCAGGACCGCTCTTGCTTCTCGCCGCCGTCGCACTCGCCCTCGCCGTCGCTGTCGCATCGGTGTTCGAGAGTCTCGCCATCACACTCGGTGCTGTCGTCGTCGTGGGTGGGGTCTTCGCGGCGTTGACACTGGCGATTCGGTGA
- a CDS encoding N-acyl homoserine lactonase family protein: MATERPVSTTQETTQTTVHVFHTGAVNIDRALAFREQTRHPMPYTGWLRPKSKRMWVPVSAYLIDHPEGPVFVDTGWHSDIRTDQRGHLGFLSSTMYWGRLPAGQAVHEQLASLGVRPEDLEYVVMSHLHSDHASGLAHVRDAEHIVVSASEWDARNDFGYIPSMWDGIDVTPLDLTEIPFGPFKQGLDLFGDGLVYLVFTPGHSAGHVSVLTKTGAGWVLLAGDVGYAAKSWEGGILPGVTTNDRDMHASLTWVKDFATRDDCVAAFANHDPDVTPTTVG; this comes from the coding sequence ATGGCAACCGAACGACCCGTCTCGACCACACAGGAAACGACGCAGACGACGGTTCACGTGTTCCACACTGGTGCCGTGAACATCGACCGAGCGCTCGCGTTTAGGGAGCAGACACGCCACCCGATGCCCTACACCGGATGGCTTCGGCCGAAGTCCAAGCGGATGTGGGTACCCGTCTCTGCCTACCTCATCGACCATCCAGAGGGGCCCGTCTTCGTCGACACCGGGTGGCACAGCGACATCCGGACCGACCAGCGCGGACACCTCGGGTTCCTCTCGTCGACGATGTACTGGGGCCGCCTCCCTGCCGGGCAAGCGGTCCACGAGCAACTGGCGTCGCTTGGCGTCCGGCCCGAAGACCTCGAATACGTCGTCATGTCCCACCTCCACTCCGACCACGCGAGCGGACTGGCACACGTCCGAGACGCGGAGCACATCGTCGTCAGCGCTTCCGAGTGGGACGCACGCAACGATTTCGGGTACATCCCCTCGATGTGGGACGGTATCGACGTCACGCCGTTGGACCTGACGGAGATTCCATTCGGGCCGTTCAAACAGGGCCTCGACCTCTTCGGCGATGGCCTCGTCTACCTCGTCTTCACGCCGGGTCACAGCGCCGGCCACGTGTCCGTCCTCACCAAGACGGGTGCCGGGTGGGTGCTCCTTGCTGGTGACGTGGGATACGCCGCGAAATCGTGGGAAGGCGGCATCCTCCCGGGCGTCACGACCAACGACCGAGACATGCACGCCTCGCTGACGTGGGTGAAAGACTTCGCCACTCGCGACGACTGCGTCGCGGCCTTCGCCAACCACGACCCAGACGTGACGCCGACGACGGTCGGCTGA